DNA sequence from the Vicia villosa cultivar HV-30 ecotype Madison, WI linkage group LG3, Vvil1.0, whole genome shotgun sequence genome:
GTGTTGTATAAGATGAATGTTATTAAAGGAATGCAACTTGATATAAATTCAAACCACATTTAGCAGATTTTGCAGGTAAAAAGTGTTAATTGATTTGTTTGATATTATAATCTGGAAAGAAATCCATCAGTTAAATTTAGCCCTACGGAATTTGAATAAACTAATTGATGGCTGGAGGAGCTCTAAATCCAACAGCTTTCTAGGCTAAACATATTTGATGGAAGTAATGAGTAAAATCAACCTTGACCATTTAAACTGCCATTGTTGGTAAGTTCTGTACCGTCCTTTCATGACGAAAGAATAATAACTGAAATAGAAAAACAGAAGAACCAACTGACCCCGCCTagtgaaatggaaaatgcaaataCATCATCTAACACCAACCATCATTTTTTTGATAAAGCCTACTATACGGTCGAACAAAGAGACACATTGGACTAAAACAGTAGGAAAGTAAAGTCATTAGCAGAGATATACActaaaattgaatacaatgaaTGTAACTAAAAACCAAGAAATGACATGCAAGGTAATCAAATCTTATGAATAAGCTCTACACATTTATTTATACAATATCTAGTATACTTATGTTCAAACCAACCAATGAATCATCTATCTATAAAAACAGAATATCCCTTCATAATTGCATAATGATTATTCATACCAATATGCATTTTAAGTAACAAAACGGCGCCACTACCTCAAAACGAACATTTAAACAAACTCAACACTTCAGCCGTTCCAAAACAAAAAACACAAGTTCCTCCCTCACCTCTCACTTCATACGTTTATAATGTATTCATGTAatttatcccaaaaaaaaaaaaaaaatgatcaaatagCTCTCATCCAGCTGCTACCCCATTTTTGGAGTCGGCCGCTCCGCGCTGCTATCCGGGATTGACTACTCTAACACTACCTCAAAACGACCATTTAAACAAACTCCTGTCTCCAACCAGTAAAACCCCTACTCGCCAAGCCTCACCAACACTAATCAGTTCTATTTTCTAAAACTATTACTAGAGTCTATGTCTAAGTGTTTGTGCTTCATAGTTCAAAACAAAAATTCATcccctaaaaaataaaacaaaacgatACCTCTAGCCATCGACATTGTGGTGACCACTGGCACCACCACCGGCAGCAGCATACGAACCATCATCCGCACCAGTCTGCCAAACAGACTGCCAAGCCTGAGAAGGCGGCTGAACATAAACCCCCGTAGCCGGATCAACCGCCGGACGACCAATCATCATCCCGGCAGGTTGCCCCATAGGAGGATAATAATAAGGAACACCACTCGCAGTAGCCCCAACAATGGTAGCTTCATCTTTAATCTCATCTCTCGGAACAATATCaaccaaaaaatcaaaaatatcgGTTCTCGTAATAGCAGCAGCGATGTCGTTTTTCTGCAAGGTCCGTCGTTTATTCTCTTCCGCATGAAGCCAAGAGCGAATGGTGAGTTCGAGAATGAAAAGCTCGCAGGCTTTAGCGAAGAGGATGGGTGCTTCGGCGGAGATCATGCGGACGTCTTCGTCGGCTTTCATGATTTTCTTAATGCGTGCTAATGGGAGTTGGTGGTTTTTGAAGTCGTTGACGTGTTCGATTTCTTGTCTTTGGTAGGACCAGAACATTTGAAGCTGTTGCTGTTGTTGCTGTAAGAGGTGTTGGAATGGTGGAGGAGTGGCCGCCGTGGGTTGCGGAGGTGGATATTGGGTTTGTTGTTGttggttgtggttgttgttgttgttctccatgATGATGATGGATGATGTTTTAGagtgagaattggtggctcttgatTTTGATGGAATTGGGAATTTAATGGAAGGAAATCAATTTAGTTTGATGGGATAAGGTAGGGCCTAGGGCAcgggattttttttcttttccttttttccggctttttttttttgttttttttttaaattgttagtCATTGGTTTGATGACATGGAGTTCAACTTGAAGAGTGCTTGAAGATCAAAATAAGTAACCATAAAATCATGTTTTCTTAACACCGGATGAGTTGCTCATGATTTTTTCATAACCTGCTATGCTTTGACAGGGGTTCGGCTACTTCCATCAACATTTAAAATTGTATGAGGGTGGTTCAGGGTATTTCATTAAATGTGTCTCTTATTCAAGTTGTGGGTTGCTGAAACAACTATGGAAGAAGTCTATCATGCTCCACATTGCTAAGGTAAGGGCGATACAAGGGAATGACTTCCTTAGTGATGCATGTTGAGTTTCTCCAAACCCTACAAATTTCTGATGCAAAATGATTCTTTTCATTCATTCGACATATCATTTATAAGTCAATTGTTAACATCCTGAGGTATGAAGAAATTTGGGACATCTACATCCTGATTGTGAACATCTGAAGTTAGCAAACTTAGGATTTATCATAATTTTTTGGAATATCTACAATCTCAAACAGTATATAggaatgattcatcattccaatCACAATAGTGCATAAAACTGTCATTTGAAGTTTCTGTTAATGCAATATTGTAAGAGAAGAGACATAGTTGTGTGAGGCCAGCCAAAACAAAAATTTGGTTTTTTCAATGAGGTGAAGCTTCCCTATCCAGGACCAAGAATGTTGGGAAGTTGAGTGGCGAGCATCCCCTTTATCATTTTTAAGTTTGAGATGAGGCAGTCTTGTTGAACAAATGTTTTTCACGATTAGAGCCAGGTCGTGAATATCAACATATGGGACGATTGCAACAAGCACAACAAGGGAGGTTCAATAATTAAACTAGAAGGATGAAGACCCATAATCTATCCTCCAAACAAACTCATATTTTAGCACATTCTTAACTTTGATTATATAATTTAAGGTGAGAGAGTCTGTATTCGTGTGGGATATAATGCGAGCACCAGATACATACTTATTGAAGAGAATATTAGCCTAGAGTTTTTTTATTGTACAGAACAATGTCCCAAATTAGTTTTCTAATACAATACGTGTTGACATTCTTAGCTATTTGAACTCCTTCCCATGCCTTTTAGGCAGAGAGTCTTATGCAACCCCTCAACTAGATAAAGTTTTGATTTGAGTAATCACTTAATATTTTTATGAGTCAAAGATCTTTTTAAGTGAATAAACCTTTAAATTAATCTACAATGCTATAGAACTTTAAAATATGTCATTAAAATTATGAACATTTCAAAAAAGATAATGAGTTGTAGACAAAGTGTTAGTAACTACTAAAAACTCACAAAACAACGAGTATCAATTTAAACTTTGATGACGTCTAACTTCAACCTAACAATATCGACTTTTATCAGTTAAAATAGGATTTCCATTCGTATTGTTCTTGTTCTTATATTTAACTATTTGTCATaaatttaattgttaatattgCTATCAATATTGAATGATTAAAATATGAGTAAAATTTGATTATAACATTCAACAAATTTAACAGTTtactctttttttcaaattataatcTCATAAACTTGTTTGAGAGTGTTCTATTGAATGAAAAGACTAATTTCATGATTTACtcgttttagttttaatttatcattttataatgataaataatatagtttGAAAAAACCAGAATGATTTTTATGTGGTTTTTAAGGCTTCTAATTTCATTGTGAGAAAAAATCGACCTAATTACACATTTAAACTAAAAGTGAGTTTGATTAAATTACAATAACAGCGGTTTTGACACACTACATTCCAAAACTTTAACTTAATTAGTCAAAGGAACAAAACAATTGTGTATCAGTGTTGAGAGCAGGAGGCATATAGAAGGATATGAATAAAATTATGCTGAATTTTATTGACTTAAAGAAGCTAGTAACTGGCTTACATTGGCATTTCAAAGAGCCCTACAGATGTAACAACCAAAAGCAAAATTGTAGGACTAACTGCCAatatacaacaataacaacaaaagcAATTTAGTTTGAATTGGTGATTATAAACTATGGTTTTGCAAAAGTATTTGAATTGAATAGGCTAACTCTAAAGCTAAATGGAACACAATCTCTTCAATTCAATTCTATTATTCACAACTACTACCCACTTCACTTCACTGATCCCTTTTTACCTTAAAACGTTTCCGCTTGTATACCAGCAAATTCTCAGGCCAAACCTTCCCTGCCTGTGCTTCAGCCGCCTTGTTTCTCGCGCTAGAATTGTCCTTGTGCTTCAAGTCATCTTTTGAAGAATTTTCAACTGGCATTTCCTTTTCTTGGGTTGGAGGATCAGTGATGAGCTGAAGAAGTTCCATAGGTGTAGAAGCAGGATCCAGCTCCAAGAAACCTTTAGGAGCATTTTCACCTTCTTCTCCGGTAAGCAAGTATGAAGGTACTTGGTGTGAAAAGCGAAACATCTCTTCCCTTGGAATGTTCCTGATTTTTCTCGGGTCAGCATTCTGGCGGAATACTGTCTTGAAACCTGCAACCTTGGAAAGGGGAGCAACGTTTAGACCGTGCTCTTCACTGTAGTCGTCAAGCACTTCCACCATTTCGTATTGATGTATGACATTATCTTTAGTAAGTTCATCCCAATCAGGGGACCAGTTCTGATATAAAGCCCAAACATCCCCTTTCTTGGGATATATACGGAAAATTCCTTTTGGACCTTTTGTCCACTTAACCCTGTGCGAGAAAGAATTCAGATTGCTGCTGATTACACGCTTGCCTAGTCGAAGATCCCCGGTGGTTTTTGGAAAGCCAGAACCGACCCACCTTATTGGTGCAAACTCATCATTGGTTTTAGAGCTCAGCCAGGTTATCTTCATTTGGAATGGATTCTTTGAGATCACACTGTGGATAAAGGCATAGTAGCGTGGCattccatcttcatcatcatatACAGCCCACACTTGGTTCTCATCAAAAGAGTCTTCAACTCGATCCCCATCAAAGTCATGGAAATCTGGATCTGGAACACTCATTGTGACAGAAAGAGGCACCTCTGAAACAGCAGAGATAGAGTTGTTGGTCTCAGAAACAACGATTTCTTTTGGACCAGGCTTCACACCATTAATAGCCTTTTCCTTCTCCTTCACTTTGACTTCTGCACCAGTATTCTTTAATGTAGAAGACGGATACCGTTCATCAAGCGTCTTACGAATCGCCTTCCATTCATCAAGCTTTCTACTACTCTCCTTCCACTCATCAAGTTTCTTACAAATCACCTTCCGAGCCTTTTCTGCCAAGATGTTCTTCATATTCTGCTGAGACATGTCCCTAATACCATTTCGTCTGGAATTTCCGGAAGCACTAACCTTTCCTGCATCAAAACTATTCTTCAGAGACCCAGACACATTGGTagagcttattcctttttttGATGCCATTTCAGCTTCCATGCCTAGTCTATCACTATCAACTTTATGTTCACCTGGGCACCTTTTTTTCAAAGAAGGCTGAAAATCTGAACCTGCAACAGTTCTTTCAAAAACATGAGTTTTCCCTAAATGTGTCTCCTCACTCATGAGAGGTGTCGAATCTTCATGCCTTCTCTTCAAATTCACAGATGGCCTATTAAAATGACCAAGAGCCCCAGAAACAGTAGAAACTGATGTCTGTCCACTGGAATTTCCGGCAAAGTTCAGTGTCCTACTTGAGACATGGTTGTTTCTTACCAATCCGGTTGAGTTGAACTTATGCTGCTTCAACAAAGCAGCTCTTGAAGTGGGTGAAGCATTAGCAATTAAAGGCGGGGGTGGTGTCTCAGAAGCAAAAAATGGCTTCTTGCAGCCGGCACAAACAATATTGCAGTTTTTATAAACAGTAAAGTACTCGTAATGTGTCCTGCAGAAACTGCACACAGTCCAAAATGAAGTCGGTTTATCAATAGGGGCTTTTGGAGAAGGATTGGTGTGAGCAGCACTCGTATGATCTATGTCCTTCACGGTAGCAGAATTAAACAAACTATTATATCGAGCAGATACAGGAGGTCTTGGAGTAGGATTGGCATGAGCGCCACTCGTGAGATCTCTGTCCTTCCGGTTAGCAGCATTAAACAAACCACCACGAGTAGCAGGCTCAGACGGTTTCCCACCAAGGTTAACAGTATCAAACAAACTATTCTGAGGTATACCACCACTAATCCTTTTGAAGGACTCCCATAAGTGGCACTTCTGATCAAAGGCGGCTCTCTTAGTTTTATCAGATAATACAGTCCAAGCCTGAGAGACCAGCTTAAATGCACCGTCTGCACCCACCGACTTGTTTTTATCCGGATGCAGAGTAAGAGCCTTCTGCCTGTAACATCTCCGAATTGTATCATCATCATCCAAGGGCTGTGCCCCAAGTACCTCGTACCAATTTACATCTGCCCCAACTTTTTTTTCAGCAGCTATATACACATCAATGGTAGCCAGAAGTTCATTGATGCCATCAATATTGGGATTCAGGGACCGAGCCTTCGTTGCAAGTAGTTTTGCAACCCCAAAGTTATCCTGTAAAAACCTCTTCTCTGCCATCTTTTTCACCCTTAAGGCACCATCTTCGGAACATTCCATTACTAACTGGTCTGTTTCTCCGGCTAATCACTCTTTCTGATTCCAAGCATAACACCGAAGAAACATCAACGAGGAGTGAATAAATATTCACACCAAGAATCCGACAACTCAGTGCATGCAATAAAGATGCTTCCCTTAATCGCACAGACCTAAGAAACCTGTAAACAATCCAAGATGACAAAACAACATTACCAACAAAGAAatgaaaaaattatcaaaactGTGTAATCAAATTTTCACAAAACAAGAGAAACAATCGTTAACAGTCTAACAGATAACACCTAATGAAGTTATGTAAATGCTTATTCCAATCCATTAATTCCCAATTTTTCTCTAAATAATCAAGTAACTACAAATTCAATGCAGATATTTGAGTACCAAATTTGCAAAATAAACAAATCAATATCATAAAGTTAGGTTTCCAACACAATCTCAGGTTCTCAATGCCCTACCACAATCTAGCAAACAATCAAATCGAATTGCAAAATAAAACAGGAATCATGGCATAATTTCAAAACATACACCATCAAACAGCAGTTTCAATCACTTTCAAAATTAGGGCAACATTAACAAAACAACACATGCTTCTCCTAATCTATCACAAGTAAATTCTTGCTTGCCCAACTCTTCAATTGAACAAATTTTACAAACATCCATAACGAACAATACAATCGACCAAAAAATCAATCGAAACTCAAACCATGAGACTTAAAAACAACACAAACTATCGCTCATGCATCCCTTCATGAATAAACATCAAACAAcaatcacaaagaaataacaatAAAAAGCAAAAaactaaaacctttttctaaaagATTTTTCACCATGTAGAATTCAACGTTTCGGATTAACCACAGTAATGTGGTTCCAATACACAGCACCGCTTCGTTGAGGTTGTCGTAGACGGCATTGGTGGTTCGGTTACGACATAAAAAccgtaaaaacaaaacaaaaaataaccatctcaaaacaaaacaaaaatcccATTTTTTTCAAACAGAATCAAGATATAAACTAGTGTAACTACAGATTATACGAACTGATAAATAAAATAACGAAATTTTAACGCGCATtgattgaaataaaaaatgaagagaaatagtgaATAAGAATATAAAAGACGCACCTTAACAGAGATGAACGAAGGAAAatgagaaattgaaaaaaaaaaataatgaagctGTTTGTGTTTTATGAATAATGAAAATTAGAGAAACCGGTGGGTTGAAAAGTTGAGAGAATTGGGCTCCGATCAGAGTTTCAAAGCTTACTCTGTGCGGTGCATGTTTTTGCCAATATGTTAAGAGCCTTTTATACTGTTTTTCATTcacttcttaatttttttttaaataaaaaaaaatgtataaagtatttttattaattaaatttgacCTAATAATAATTTATCGTGTAAAGTACGGTAATATATTTACTAGTATActttttggttttattttgaaaatactaCTGTAGTTGTCTAGATATATGAAATGTATATAATATTAAATGCATTAAATTAAAATGGTACTAAAATTTATTACTGTTTCATTAAGTTATTGTAATAGGTTCGATTTCATCCTTATTTATATGTATTTATCTCGAAGCAGTGTTTGCAAAACGATGTGTTGCATCGTTTCAATGAAGTAAATAAAACAATTTAGTAAAAGTTATTGTTCTATGACATATATATCTTTATGAGTATTTTTGTGTGATTAATGATGTATTTTATTCTTTTTGCGAAAAGGTGTAAAGAGAATGTACAGAGAAAGGGAAATGCGAAAAGAATAGAAAAGCGTTAAAACGatgaaaaaaacatgattttgagACAATGTATgtagaaaatatagtaaaaaatGGAAAAAGGAAACCAGGGTTGTGtataagttttcttctttttgaataatggtaactttttaaattttatatggaaggcaaatttaatttgaaatgttttctttttttttagtaaatttaATTGGAAATCTTTTTATGGTCAAGGATACCATAAACAATATTTTAATCCACTCCATAATATTATTTTTAGGCACCtgacaaaatttcatttttgccTCCGCTCCTAGATACTTCTACGGAATCATTTAAACAAcgttaaaaaaattcataaatatatTTACGGAACAAATCaacgtaaaataaataaaaaaagtactTCCAAAAATACgcctttaaaaataaaatgtatttttagaAACGCACGTGATGCGTGAGAGATCCACAAGTGAAATGAGAGATTttctaatttaatatttaataagttTTTGGTTTGGTCTTTTTGTGGTACTAGATAAATGGAAGGTAttgtataattgtttttttaaaataaattatgtgtttttaatcaattatatgtaatagttttcttatattttaaacatataaaattatttaaaaaataaatttgaacacaaattcaaatttatatattattaataatcaattctttgaaataatattaatggttttaacaaaattaaatatgtatattaaattaaagtataaaaattatatattttatttaaaaaaagcatactttctctttttttaaatgataattaaagtaaaatgacattttatattaaatattattgataaataatttacaatttgttaattgaaaaataaataaaaatatttattaaaatgacatgtttcTTACCATAACTAGCACTTCAAGAAacaatataaaactatttttttaaaaaaacattttgaatATATTAactattataataaatttataaatattattacatATTTTAAATTAGACAATCACTACTACGAAAAATACATACAATAATGATTCTGAAACACATATAATGACGGTAGCACGTGCTAGGTAACGTGTGATTGTACGTATGTTGGTTATCACAACTGACGTGTATTGTTATAAATTAGATAGCGTGTTACTTTTAACTACGGTTTACGAAAGCAACCGTTGTGAAATAATTGAAAGGCCCTTGGGTCGAATCCTATATACTCATTTGTGAATTGAGTTAGACCAAAATTTGTATTACATCAATAACACCATTCCATTAGGAACAAAACCTTGTATATTACATAAAAATCAAAATTGAGACAAAACAACCTACAATGTACTCATCATTACATCAAATTATACCATCTTGTTGTCTTAGTCTTTAGTCTCTTGGTGTATTCACTTTAAACACatgtcaaataataataatagttgttAGAAATTAGATAGCATCATTGGAAATTATAACAAAGAATAAATTatgaatgaaaaatataaaacactTACTTGTTAATTTTCCCATATTCCTTTTTGGTGATTGTTACGAATAGCATGCACATCATCTATATCAACTTCTTCATATGAATTAGGcacttgtgttgcgtaagaaggagTGACATCAATACCAAAACTTTCATCATCATTATGAGAAATGTGTTTTCCTTTGAGAGCAATTGGCTATACCCAATAAGTCTGCATGTGTCTTTCGCATAAAAATTTGTTTCACTTGAGTAGCCATGATGAATGGTTCGGTCTTATAAGTTGTCTTGCCAAGGTCAGCCCGTGTGAATCCCAACTCATTAGTTTGTAAATTATTGTTATTGGAGACCCACTTGCATTTAAATAAAGGCACTTTGTAAGTAACATAATGAATCTCAAAAATCTCCTAAATGACGTCATAGAACGTGGTGGTTGTCAAAATAGGATTCTTATCTTTCGAACTAGAGAAATATATGGATTCAACATCAACCAATAACCCAATCACTTTGCATTGTACTAcgatcatctttttcttttgtataaaaggaataatTAGAAATGTCATATATCGTCCAAGTTATCACAGTGAATTTTTGCATGTACAACTGACATTTAATTCTCTCGGATGTACTTCCATCATTAGAAACTCTTTAATTAAACCAACTTATGAATTTCTTGTTACGTTGTGTCAACAACCACTTGTCATGCTATCGGggatatttttttctttataattgtTTTGTGTTCTTCTATGTAAGGTTCAACTATATTAAGATTATTCAATATATAGAAATGTGCTTCAAGAACTACATCACGACTCATTGACTTAACATTTAAACCTTGAGTACTTGTACCATCAAATCTGTCAGCATGACGAGACTTTGGAATTCCAATAGACTTTGTTTCTGACAAATAGTTTGAACAAAACTCAACAGCTCCTTCTATGATGTAACTTTCTATGATCGAAGCTTCCTGTCGGTGATGATTCTTCGTATATCCTTTAAATATCTTCATGTATCTCTCTATATGAGACATACACCTTAAATAAACTAGACCACAAAACCTGATTTTTTTACTAGATGGACAAGTAAGTGAACCATAATATCAAAAAATTATGGAGGAAAATACATCTCCAATTGACCCAATATTATTGCAGCCTCTTCTTTTAAttcatctatttttttaaatcaagaactttattacatatagcattgaagaataagcacaatTTGGTTATAGTTACTCTTACATTTTTTAGAAGGATACCACAGATAGCCACATgtagaagttgttgcatcaagacatgacaatcatgagattttaagccaatTAACTTGAGATCTTTCATTGATACAAGTTTTTTTATGTTCGAAGAGTAACCTTGGGAAACTTTGATACCTTGCAAGCACTCaaaaaaacttttcttttcctCTATCTGTGACATGCTGGAGGAAAATAATATCTTTTTCCTCTATCTTCTGGAGCCAACAGTTTTCTATTACCTATCGCCATCATATATAAACGGGGACTCTTACTATCTTTAATCTTGCCTTAAATATTTAGAAGTGTTCCTATCAAACTATCACACATATTTTTCTCCACATGCATCACATCAAGATGATGTCTTACATCATGACTAGACCAGTATAGAAGCTCAAAGAAAATCGAtctctttttccaaatatttctcTCAACAGgactagggatggcaacgggtagGGTCGGGTGCGAGTTTCACAGTAACCAAATCCGCACCCAAAATCACCACTTAAACCCAGAGGCTATTCCGATGGCAAAATAACACTCACGCTCACACCTATTGGATTCAgggtttttcacccaaacccgaacccacaGCAAAACAGATAAAATATAACAACATTGAAATTTTCTATCAATATTCCTacaacctatatatatatataggggcaCTTATGTAATTTCATGTCTAAACGGGTGTGGTTTCGAGTTTcgagtgcgggtttcacactacccaaacccgcacccgaactcaatcaactcgggttttcacccgttgacttgtgttcgggtgcgggtgggccccgcaGGTTTGGGTCTGCCTGTCATCCCTAAACGGGACCATCTTTATTCTTTCTAAAGACAATATTAAGGTGTTCTTGTCGTTAATAAAATTCATCGTAGGTTAAAAGTTTAGGAGCACGTCCGTACTCCTGTTCTCCGTTGAAAGTCTTCCTCAATCTACGATAAGGATGATTGGCTTTTAGAAATTTCTGATATCCAAGGTAAATAGTCTTTTTTTAACTCAAGTTGGTGAAAAAAGGTATCGGATTCACATATAGGACACTTTTTATGTCCTTTGACA
Encoded proteins:
- the LOC131660995 gene encoding uncharacterized protein LOC131660995; its protein translation is MECSEDGALRVKKMAEKRFLQDNFGVAKLLATKARSLNPNIDGINELLATIDVYIAAEKKVGADVNWYEVLGAQPLDDDDTIRRCYRQKALTLHPDKNKSVGADGAFKLVSQAWTVLSDKTKRAAFDQKCHLWESFKRISGGIPQNSLFDTVNLGGKPSEPATRGGLFNAANRKDRDLTSGAHANPTPRPPVSARYNSLFNSATVKDIDHTSAAHTNPSPKAPIDKPTSFWTVCSFCRTHYEYFTVYKNCNIVCAGCKKPFFASETPPPPLIANASPTSRAALLKQHKFNSTGLVRNNHVSSRTLNFAGNSSGQTSVSTVSGALGHFNRPSVNLKRRHEDSTPLMSEETHLGKTHVFERTVAGSDFQPSLKKRCPGEHKVDSDRLGMEAEMASKKGISSTNVSGSLKNSFDAGKVSASGNSRRNGIRDMSQQNMKNILAEKARKVICKKLDEWKESSRKLDEWKAIRKTLDERYPSSTLKNTGAEVKVKEKEKAINGVKPGPKEIVVSETNNSISAVSEVPLSVTMSVPDPDFHDFDGDRVEDSFDENQVWAVYDDEDGMPRYYAFIHSVISKNPFQMKITWLSSKTNDEFAPIRWVGSGFPKTTGDLRLGKRVISSNLNSFSHRVKWTKGPKGIFRIYPKKGDVWALYQNWSPDWDELTKDNVIHQYEMVEVLDDYSEEHGLNVAPLSKVAGFKTVFRQNADPRKIRNIPREEMFRFSHQVPSYLLTGEEGENAPKGFLELDPASTPMELLQLITDPPTQEKEMPVENSSKDDLKHKDNSSARNKAAEAQAGKVWPENLLVYKRKRFKVKRDQ
- the LOC131660994 gene encoding nuclear transcription factor Y subunit C-1-like, producing the protein MENNNNNHNQQQQTQYPPPQPTAATPPPFQHLLQQQQQQLQMFWSYQRQEIEHVNDFKNHQLPLARIKKIMKADEDVRMISAEAPILFAKACELFILELTIRSWLHAEENKRRTLQKNDIAAAITRTDIFDFLVDIVPRDEIKDEATIVGATASGVPYYYPPMGQPAGMMIGRPAVDPATGVYVQPPSQAWQSVWQTGADDGSYAAAGGGASGHHNVDG